Proteins encoded together in one Telopea speciosissima isolate NSW1024214 ecotype Mountain lineage chromosome 4, Tspe_v1, whole genome shotgun sequence window:
- the LOC122657819 gene encoding F-box protein SKIP23-like, whose protein sequence is METPNLSTPPKADWSQLPKDLFDSILERLSSPLDHIRVSCVCNPWRSMAPKFHCWLILPCNYYDNSIRNGEEAVGFLGLVNLSDPNCEVHKLRLAEASGRLVHGSSAGWLVTLKPQGDIHLLHPFTRAHIQLPQLTLEAFPDLPSTFEGSKRRIHIDKAIVGLSSNGASASSSSFETDGVVMVMCLKPKKLAFYRLGKDQNWSSFEGYSGSYKDIAFYKDQLYGIRNRRHVFVACGFDGPSPTMEDVMEIPNHTIGTKYYLVESSGDLLLVLRHLGWVQHKTVNFSVFKLDVGGRNLVKVKNIGNRCLFLDRNTAVSLSASDVPGCKGNHIYYIGTCFSGYSRQSFGCYDMGVFNLKDRAFIPLNYCNDRGLIMHPPIWYPTYP, encoded by the coding sequence ATGGAGACCCCTAACCTCAGTACACCACCTAAGGCTGATTGGTCCCAACTTCCAAAAGACCTCTTCGACTCAATTTTGGAGAGGTTATCTTCCCCCCTCGATCATATTCGAGTCAGCTGCGTTTGCAACCCCTGGAGATCCATGGCTCCTAAATTCCATTGTTGGCTCATTCTCCCATGCAACTACTATGACAACAGTATTAGAAATGGCGAAGAAGCTGTGGGCTTCCTTGGCTTGGTCAATCTTTCGGATCCCAATTGTGAGGTTCACAAGCTCCGGCTTGCAGAAGCCTCGGGAAGATTGGTCCATGGATCCTCAGCTGGATGGCTCGTAACTTTGAAACCCCAAGGAGACATTCACTTACTACACCCCTTTACCAGAGCCCACATTCAGCTTCCGCAGCTTACTTTAGAGGCGTTCCCTGATTTACCCTCAACTTTTGAGGGTTCCAAGCGCCGCATACATATAGATAAGGCTATCGTTGGTCTCTCTTCAAATGGTGCATcggcatcttcttcttcttttgaaacTGATGGTGTGGTCATGGTTATGTGCCTCAAACCTAAGAAATTGGCCTTTTATAGGCTTGGGAAAGACCAGAACTGGTCCAGCTTTGAAGGCTATAGTGGGAGTTACAAAGACATCGCCTTTTACAAAGATCAATTATACGGCATAAGAAATAGACGCCATGTTTTTGTAGCTTGTGGCTTTGATGGTCCTTCTCCAACAATGGAAGATGTTATGGAAATTCCCAATCATACCATCGGCACTAAGTACTATCTGGTGGAGTCTTCAGGCGATTTATTGCTGGTTCTAAGGCATCTTGGATGGGTGCAACACAAAACCGTTAATTTCAGTGTTTTCAAACTAGATGTTGGTGGAAGGAATTTGGTGAAGGTTAAAAACATAGGCAACCGTTGTCTATTCTTGGACCGTAATACTgcagtctctctctctgcctctgATGTCCCTGGATGTAAGGGTAATCACATCTACTATATAGGTACATGTTTTTCTGGTTATTCTAGGCAGTCATTTGGGTGTTATGATATGGGAGTGTTCAACTTAAAAGATAGAGCTTTTATACCTCTTAATTACTGCAATGACAGAGGTTTAATTATGCATCCACCCATTTGGTATCCAACATATCCATGA